In Hymenobacter volaticus, the genomic window GTGGTGCCCGCCCAAGGGGGCGCTACTACCTGGATGAAAGTGCCCGGTGACGCCGTGCAGAACTACATTCCGCGCATGGAATGGGCCGCTAATTCCACCGAGCTGATTATTCAGCAACTCAACCGTCGCCAAAACGAAAGCAAATTGATGCTTTGCACCGCGAGCACCGGCGACGCGAAGACCATCTACAGCGAAGCCGACAAAGCTTGGATTGATGCCAAGGCCGAGGCCATTGGTTGGGACTGGATTGACGGCGGCAAGAGCTTTGTCTGGCTAAGCGAGAAAGACGGCTGGCGCCACATCTATTCTCTGACCCGCAGCGGCCAGCAAAAGCTGCTCACCAAAGGCGACTACGACGTCATCAGCATGCAGCTCGTCGACGAGAAGAATGGGGTTATCTATTTCACCGCTTCGCCCGAAAATGCCACCCAAACCTATCTGTATAAAGTAGCCCTGAAAGGCGGTAAGGCCGAGCGGGTAACCACCAAAGAACTGGCTGGCTCCAACAGCTACGACATCTCACCCAACGGTAAGCTGGCGCTGCACACGTTCTCGAATGCTGCTACTTTCCCGGTAGCCGATGTGGTATCGTTGCCGGAGCACAAGCGTCTGAGCGGGGGAGAAGCATCGGCGCGGGCCCAAAGCGTGAAGCTGCCCAAGGTGGAGTTCTTTCAAGTTAAAACCGCCGATGGCGTCACCTTGGATGGCTGGATGGTGAAGCCCTCCAACTTCGACCCTGCCAAGAAATACCCCATTGTATTCTACGTGTACGGCGAGCCGGCCAGCCAAACTGTGACGGACCGGTTCGGTACGGGCCTCAACCGGCTCTACCAAGGCAGCATGGCTGATGATGGCTACATTTATGCTTCGCTGGAAAATCGGGGTGCTCCGGCTCCGCGGGGCCGTGAGTTCCGCAAGGCCATTTACCACAACATCGGCAAGCTCAACATCCGCGACCAAGCTATGGGCGCCAAGGAAGTGCTGAAAAACTCGTTCGTGGATACCAGCCGCGTGGCGGTATGGGGCTGGAGCGGCGGTGGTTCCAGTACGCTTAGCCTGTTGTTTCAATATCCGCAGATATACAAAACCGGTATTTCCATTGCCGCCGTTGACAACCAACTCAACTACGACAACATCTACCAGGAGCGCTATATGGGCTTGTTGCCCGAAGACAAGCACTACTTTGTGGAAAACTCGCCCCTGAACTACGCCAAAAACCTGCGCGGCAACCTGCTGCTCGTGCACGGCACCGGCGACGACAACGTGCACTACAACAACGCCGAGCAGATGATCAACGAGCTAGTGAAGCACAACAAAACCTTCCAACTGATGGCCTATCCTAACCGCAGCCACAGCATTTCGGAAGGCGAAGGCACCAGCCGTCACTTGGCCAATACTTACACCAAGTTTCTAAAAGAAAACTGCCCGCCGGGTGCCCGCTAGAAATAGTTGCTTTTATACAGTGAGCTTAAGGCCTTCAGATACTCTCTGAAGGCCTTTTTCATTAATCTTAAGTCAATAACAACAGCGCTTGGCATGGCTGGTCAGCAGACAAGAACATGAAGTGAATTCAAAGCTTGTCGTCACTTAGCGGCCATAAGAAGTCTATCCCTTGGTTTAACTGGAACTCAGGCTCAATGGATACGCATTTATTGTTTTATATATTGTCTTAATCTGAGAATGTGTTTATGTTTTTATTTTAACTATATTTTATATTATATCAATAGGTAATTTCTATATATATAATATTTAGTTCGATATGAGAGGGTTGTGGAATGTATTCCAAAAACTAGATTTATATTTATACGCTTATAATAGCGTCCTATTTATAGAATATGAAGAAAAATCTACTTGTACTTTTCTCGCTTTTAAGTAGCGGATTAGCTAGTGGGCAGACGTTGTACACATTTAATGGCGGCGGTACCAGTGGCAACTGGACCGACGCCAGCACGTGGACAACTGACCCAACGGGCTCGACCAGTATCGGCGCCCGGCTGCCCCAGAACGGCGACAACCTCGTGGTAACGAACAGCTTCGTGCTGGTACTCAACACCACCGAAAGCAAAACCGGGCTCAGCATCACCATTCAGCGGGGCGGCACCCTGGATTTGCCAGCGGCTGCGTCCAGCTTTAGCAGCACCCTGACGCGCCTTGCCGGTCAGGGGACACTGCGGGTAGGGCGGCCCTACTTTCCGGCCGTCACCAACAATGACTTCGACGATGTGGCTACCGGTACCGTGGAGTATTACAACTGGACTAGCGCGGCGGCAACTCTGCCTCAGCCAGGCTCCAACCAATACAACAACCTGCGCTTGCTTAATACCACGAGCACTCCGTATGCAGCGCAGCTCAACGCGAACCTGACCGTAAACGGTAGCCTCACACTCACGCGCACTAGCAGCGCCGACGTAGCGCTGAATTTCGGGCAGGCCGCTAGCGCCAACCGTACCCTGACGGTGCTCGGCGACGTGCTAGTAGATGCCGGCACCAGCCTTGGCGTGACAGCCGTAGCCGGGGCGCATACACTCACCGTGGGCGGCAGCCTCACCAATAATGGCACTATTCGGCTGCACAACGGCAATGCAACCGGCGACGACACGCAGCGTTGCTTGCTCGTGTTCAATGGTACCACCGATGCCAACTTCGCTTGCAATGGTCCCACTGACCTTGGCCGTCTGCAAATCAACAAAGGTGCTGGCAGCCGTTCTTTGCTCAACATAACCTCGGCGGCTACCACGCCTATTGGTGGCCACCTGCGCCTCAACTACATTGGTGCGGGTACGCTGCTGGACCTAACCAACGGTACAGCCAAGCTAGGTGCCAACTTGGTGCTCCCCCGGTTGCGCAATGGCAACGACAACTATGATATTGGTACGCCAACCAACAGCCCCACGCTCTGGATAGCTGGCGCCACTGTGCGCAACAACAACGCCGATGGCAGTTCGAACGCCGTGGTTGTGTACGGTACCTACCGCATCAGTGCAGGCCGGTTTGAGTGCTTAGGGGCCGAAGGCGCCGTGACGCGGGAAGACGGACAGTATTTGATTGAAGGCGGCACGACAGTAGTAGAGAAGTTTCGCCCTTCCAACACGATGGCCACGCACCGCGGGGCTTTCACTATTTCGGGCGGGGTGTTTGAGTGCAGTGGTACTGGTTCGGACCCCAACTTTGCCCGCTTTGCGCACCCCTACACCACGCAGTCGTTTCGGATGACGGGCGGTACCATTCGGGTGCAGAATCCGCAGAACAGCAAGGGGCTATTTCACTTGGGAGTAAGCGTCGATAATGCCATTGTCACGGGAGGAACCATTGAGGTGCTTCTACCCAACACAAACACCGCTTGCAAAGTACTGAGCACTGCGCCCCTCTGGAATCTAAACGTGAGCAAGCCCGTAGCGGGCGGTACTAGCAAAGTTATTCTGGATGCTATTGGTGTAACGCCAGGCTACGAAACGGGTGCTACCATTACTGCCCAGCCCCTGACTGTATTCAATAACTTCACCATCAATGGTGCCAACCCGGCCAGCTTCGACGCCAATTCGCAGGACGTAAACATTCAGGGCACGTTCACGATAGGTACAGGCTGCACCTACCTGCCTACCACCAACACCACGCGTTTCAGCGGCGGCCAAAATCAACTGCTCACCAACAACGGCAGCATCGGCTCCACGCTCAACACATTCTATAATCTGACGGTCGACAAGTCCAACGGTACGTTGACGCTAGATGGCACAGCTTCCACGTACACCATTACCAACACGCTCAGTTTGTTGAATGGCGTGTTGAACGACGGCAGCAAAACCGTGCGGGTACTGGGCAACGTCGTGAATTCGGCCTCGCACACCAGTGGTGGCGGTACCGGCAATATCACCCTGGCCGGCGCGGGCGGACAAGTAGTAAGCGGCGACGGCAACGGCGTGTTCGGCAACTTGATAGTGAGCAGTACGGCCGCGGCCGGCACGGTGGCGGCCACTTTTACGGCTAGCCAAAGCGTAGCCAGCGTGCTGACCCTGGAAAGCAACCACGTACTCGATATTGGTGCCAACCGCTTGTCGTTGACCAGCATCAGCCCCAACGCTCTCGTGGCCGGTGCGGGCGGCTTCTCCAGCCAGCGCATGATTCGGACAGCCGGTAACCAGAGCGACCTAGGCTTGCGCAAAACCTACGGCGGCGCAGATTCCTTTACTTTCCCGGTAGGCGCGGGCAGCAAGTACACGCCTGCTACCATTGCTCTGAATGCCACGCTGCAACTGTATGGTAAGGTCAGCGTGA contains:
- a CDS encoding S9 family peptidase, translated to MVAVICLFQLLLVAQVQAQFGPGTQWTKDGYGYMNAENGEIVQLDARDKTKRTVLVGKALLTPQGQSAPIEVRRFAFSDDGQKVLIHTNTKKVWRYDTRGDYWVADLKANSLKQLGKGRPASSLMFAKFSPDGTRVAYVSEHNIYVEDLASSAIKPLTTDGTVSMINGTFDWVYEEELDCRDGFRWSPNGQSIAYWQLDAGKTKNYLMLNTTDQLYPFTIPVEYPVVGEDPSRCRVGVVPAQGGATTWMKVPGDAVQNYIPRMEWAANSTELIIQQLNRRQNESKLMLCTASTGDAKTIYSEADKAWIDAKAEAIGWDWIDGGKSFVWLSEKDGWRHIYSLTRSGQQKLLTKGDYDVISMQLVDEKNGVIYFTASPENATQTYLYKVALKGGKAERVTTKELAGSNSYDISPNGKLALHTFSNAATFPVADVVSLPEHKRLSGGEASARAQSVKLPKVEFFQVKTADGVTLDGWMVKPSNFDPAKKYPIVFYVYGEPASQTVTDRFGTGLNRLYQGSMADDGYIYASLENRGAPAPRGREFRKAIYHNIGKLNIRDQAMGAKEVLKNSFVDTSRVAVWGWSGGGSSTLSLLFQYPQIYKTGISIAAVDNQLNYDNIYQERYMGLLPEDKHYFVENSPLNYAKNLRGNLLLVHGTGDDNVHYNNAEQMINELVKHNKTFQLMAYPNRSHSISEGEGTSRHLANTYTKFLKENCPPGAR